A single genomic interval of Kogia breviceps isolate mKogBre1 chromosome 6, mKogBre1 haplotype 1, whole genome shotgun sequence harbors:
- the LOC136794386 gene encoding collagen alpha-1(I) chain-like, whose product MRTGPVDTGRSTVLVLIPCSLKAGGDARRVEGAPMPTTASTPALYQGLAEARHHPPASRPPPPPRIPASGPCIPPPASCRQRPALSLLQAGPLPETTGFSARGACGRPHRELAPHLMEKPRPAGHHRPPLRPERAHLGPPWWVSALSVGFARVLCGRVLPATRLSPGGDGSVGDWPGQADHQAAPRAPPSVPPPSGPLGSLQPRPPLKSGATTPPNPDPGCRGRLGAVERRRPAGGATRVPGPALKFVESKPSHYRGAGGQGPGPGQVPHRARLTRLSPGQGQPSEANFLEEAPWDLPDARPGGGCGLWALTLKSAGSWPPPAGGLVWSLQASDGDRDERRAGQPSPLSCLRSLRADPVPTPPHRALTCRGLSGEPPPRRPETLKRFLLRSPRQPEKLVPTCQGGPSGTGLALVSSSSQQPPRRGARTRGPGKEQAGQDLAEGTDGQQAAPPPRAARAGRAAEEAGRWALSEGASEVYQLMRFARSGFLALPVEMAASVCPELAPLSPVWLHRPPQLGPASVGRAAPAPALVRRSGDAQGAEGPQGAEISLLPLCLPVDPGLTCTRPVEASGSGVAVAADDSPPPCPNSAPGWGLWRGLRPSGASVPGTPALTPVAASQRKARPAQAGAAAMLSTLWADQAKPVFPWDSRTFLTAQNTRALSHVRPTRLHRPTDSPGAHVPLLWPPLLHPAASHPATGPTAHRGVPGSVCPLDKHWLTVPAVPGTAGHQSFRPAGESGRGLPRADSADGRSQRGSEILQQLSQGPVNAQGATGLPRRTPPPPSSSYSNLQRSVGKREGAGAPRHGPGNSPGVAGGAAREGVLGVAAAGTLAEEAPGRAGGFGQAPLSGMAAPAGTTTTGPRVSPGPRVSPDPREASARSWLLQLRDGGSQEAPAAS is encoded by the exons ATGCGCACCGGACCCGTGGACACTGGCCGGAGCACTGTCCTTGTCTTGATCCCTTGCTCACTGAAGGCGGGGGGGGATGCTCGGAGAGTGGAG GGAGCCCCCATGCCAACCACcgcctccaccccagccctgtACCAGGGCCTGGCTGAGGCCCGCCACCACCCCCCCgcatcccgcccccccccccccccccgcatcccAGCATCCGGCCCCTGCATCCCGCCCCCCGCATCCTGCCGTCAA AGGCCAGCCCTCAGCCTCCTGCAGGCAGGCCCGCTGCCCGAGACGACGGGCTTCTCTGCCCGGGGCGC GTGTGGCCGCCCCCACCGCGAGCTGGCGCCCCACCTCATGGAGAAACCCAGGCCTGCGGGGCATCACCGCCCACCCCTACGCCCTGAGAGGGCCCACCTGGGACCGCCCTGGTGGGTCTCGGCCCTTTCAGTGGGCTTCGCCCGGGTCCTCTGTGGCCGGGTGCTGCCAGCCACGCGGCTGAGTCCCGGGGGCGATGGGAGCGTGGGAGACTGGCCAGGGCAGGCTGACCACCAGGCTGCCCCCCGAGCCCCACCCTCCGTGCCGCCGCCTTCTGGTCCCCTGGGCTCTCTCCAGCCACGGCCTCCCCTAAAGTCAG GTGCCACGACGCCCCCAAACCCCGACCCAGGCTGCCGTGGCCGCCTGGGAGCCGTTGAGCGCAGGCGGCCGGCAGGGGGCGCC ACCCGTGTGCCTGGCCCAGCCCTCAAGTTTGTGGAGAGCAAGCCCAGCCACTACAGAGGGGCCGGCGGGCAGGGCCCCggcccagggcag GTGCCCCACCGGGCCCGGCTGACACGCCTCTCTCCCGGCCAGGGACAGCCGAGTGAGGccaacttcctggaggaggcgccCTGGGACTTGCCAGATGCCCGGCCAGGGGGAGGCTGCGG GCTCTGGGCCCTCACGCTGAAGTCCGCAGGCTCCTGGCCTCCGCCTGCGGGAGGCCTCGTGTGGTCCCTCCAGGCCAGCGATGGTGACAGGGACGAGCGCCGGGCAGGCCAGCCGAGCCCCCTCTCCTGCCTCCGGTCCCTGCGCGCAGACCCCGTGCCCACACCCCCTCACCGAGCCCTCacctgccggggactctcaggggagccccccccccgccgcccagaAACGCTCAAGCGCTTCCTGCTCAGGAGCCCCCGACAGCCCGAGAAACTCGTCCCCACTTGCCAGGGAGGCCCG AGCGGCACGGGCCTTGCACTTGTCTCCAGCTCCAGCCAGCAGCCTCCTCGGCGGGGAGCGAGAACCAGGGGCCCGGGCAAGGAGCAGGCTGGCCAGGACCTGGCCGAGGGCACTGACGGGCAGCAAGCGGCCCCGCCCCCAAGGGCAGCGCGCGCAGGGCGGGCCGCGGAGGAGGCAGGTCGCTGGGCGCTCAGCGAGGGGGCTTCGGAAGTCTACCAGCTGATGAGATTTGCCCGCTCAGGCTTCCTGGCACTTCCTGTGGAGATGGCGGCCAGTGTCTGCCCGGAGCTCGCCCCACTTTCTCCTGTCTGGCTGCATCGCCCACCCCAGCTCGGCCCTGCCTCAGTGGGCAGGGCAGCCCCGGCCCCGGCTCTCGTGCGGCGATCAGGGGATGCGCAGGGTGCCGAGGGGCCTCAGGGGGCTGAGATTTCACTTCTGCCTCTGTGCCTGCCTGTGGACCCCGGCCTCACCTGCACCCGGCCGGTGGAGGCCAGCGGCTCTGGGGTAGCGGTGGCG GCTGATGActcgccccctccctgccccaactCTGCTCCAGGCTGGGGACTCTGGCGGGGACTCCGGCCTTCTGGCGCTTCCGTCCCCGGGACCCCCGCCCTCACGCCGGTGGCCGCCTCCCAGCGCAAGGCCCGCCCGGCCCAGGCAGGGGCCGCGGCCATGCTCTCCACACTCTGGGCGGATCAGGCCAAGCCTGTCTTCCCCTGGGACTCTCGCACCTTCCTGACAGCTCAGAACACC CGTGCACTCAGCCACGTGCGCCCCACGCGGCTGCACAGACCTACAGACTCACCAGGCGCCCACGTCCCGCTCCTCTGGCCTCCACTCCTTCACCCCGCAGCCTCCCACCCCGCCACCGGACCCACCGCCCACCGAGGGGTTCCCGGTTCCGTCTGTCCACTTGACAAACACTGGCTGACCGTGCCCGCGGTCCCGGGCACAGCTGGGCACCAGAGTTTCCGCCCTGCGGGGGAGTCGGGCAGGGGGCTTCCGCGGGCAGACAGCGCAGACGGCAGGAGTCAG AGGGGGTCCGAGATCCTGCAGCAGCTGAGCCAGGGCCCCGTGAATGCCCAGGGAGCTACCGGGCTCCCGCG CCGCACGCCCCCACCCCCGTCCAGCTCCTATAGCAACCTTCAGCGGAGCGTGGGCAAACGCGAGGGGGCCGGGGCTCCCCGCCACGGGCCTGGGAACAGCCCAGGGGTGGCCGGGGGTGCGGCCCGG GAGGGCGTCCTGGGCGTGGCTGCGGCTGGCACCCTGGCAGAGGAGGCTCCAGGCAGGGCCGGAGGCTTT